The sequence below is a genomic window from Rhizobium sp. NXC14.
GCGCGTGCCGCGCGCTGCACATGGAGGCAGAGGCAGGTGTCGCGCACCATCAGCGTCGTCGAAAAGGGAAGCTCGATCGAATTTGACATGCTCATTTTATATTGATATCAATGTAATTAGTCAAGGAGAAGGGGATGAGCCGGCTCGCCGGCAGCGCCGGAGGAGGGCGCATTTCATGCAGAACGAAGTTGTTTCCCGTGAGGAATGGCTGGATGCCCGGCGTGCCCTGCTCTTGAAGGAAAAAGAGGCGACGAAGCTGCGCGACAGCATTAACGCCGAGCGCATGGCGCTGCCTTGGGTGAAGGTCGACAAGGACTATGTCTTCGAAACGCCCGAGGGAAAGAAATCGCTCGCCGATCTCTTCGATGGCCGCAGCCAGCTTCTGATCTATCATTTCATGCTCGGCCCGGATTGGCAGGCAGGCTGCCCCGGCTGCTCCTTCCTGTCGGATCACGTTGATGGCGCGCTGCCGCATCTCAACCATCACGACGTCACCTGGGTGGCCGTTTCGCGTGCTCCGCTCGACAAGATCGCCGCCTACAAAAGGCGCATGGGCTGGAAATTTCCCTGGGTCTCGTCCTTCGGCAGCGATTTCAATTTCGATTATCACGTCTCTTTCAGTCCGGAGGATCTTGCCAAAGACAAGGTCTTCTACAATTTCACCTCTATCGAGCCGGCTGAGGCGCATGACGAACTGCCGGGCCTTAGCGCCTTCTACCGCAACGACAGGGGCGAGGTCTTTCATACCTATTCGAGCTACGCCCGTGGCCCGGAGGAACTGATCGGCACCCTGATGATCCTCGACCGCGCGCCGAAGGGCCGCAACGAGGAGAGCACGATGAATTTCGTACGCCGCCATGATGAATATGAGGATGCTGCGACGACATCGTCCTGCTGTCACTGAGCCATCAAACATCTGGGATATCGTCATTCGAAGGGAGGAGAGCATGATGAAGGCCGCCGAAGTACTGAAAGAGCATTCCTTTTTGGAAAGACTTGTCGGCGACTGGAGCGTCACCGCACCCGAGATGTCCGACGGCCACGACTGGACGGAGACCGTCCGCTCCCTTCACGGCATCTGGTTCGTCGCCGAAGGGACCGGCCATATGCCCGACGGCAAGCCGGCCACCACGATCCTGACGCTCGGCTACAACGCCGAGAAGGGCAAATATGTCGGCAGCTGGATCGGCAGCATGATGGACTATATGTGGGTCTATGAGGGCGAGGTCGACGCCTCCGGCAATGTTCTCGACCTCTATACCACTGGACCCGACTTCAGCGGCGATGGCCTTGCCGATTACCGCGAGCAGATCACCTTCATCGACGACAATCGCCGCACTTTCACCTCCAGCGCCAAGCAGGAGGACGGCTCGTGGAAGCAGTTCATGGAAGCGCGTTACATCCGCAAAATCTGACAATCACGACGCCCAAGCGAAAAGGCGGCGTCAGAAGAGGGAGAGCATGATGTCCAAGACGCATGGAAAGTTCATTTGGTGTGAGCTGATGACATCAGACACCTCAGCCGCCGCAAAATTCTACAGCTCCGTCGTCGGCTGGACCACCTCGGACATGCAGGTGGAGGGCGTGCCGACCTATACGATCTTCGAGGCGAACGGCATCGGGGTCGCCGGCCTGATGGAGTTTCCGGCCGAGCTTGAAGGCCAAGGCATTCCGCCGAACTGGACGGGCTATGTCGGTGTCGACGATGTCGATCAGACGGCGAGAGATTTCGCCGCCAATGGCGGCGCAGTCCGCCGGCCGCCCCAGGACATCCCGACCGTCGGCCGCTTCGCTGTCGTCGCCGATCCGCATGGCGCCGTCATCTGCATCATGACGCCAGCGCCGATGGAACAGACCTGGCCGGAACTCGCCCCCGACGCGCCCGGCAACATCGGCTGGCACGAACTCTATGCCGGCAACGGCAGGGAAGCTGTTTCCTTCTATTCCAAGCTGTTCGGCTGGACGAAGGATAGCGAGATGGATATGGGGCCGATGGGCGTCTATTACCTCTTCTCCCATGACGGCCGGCAGATCGGCGGCATGATGACCAAGCCCGACAGCGTGCCCATGCCCTGCTGGAGCTACTATTTCATCGTCCCCGCCATCGATGCGGCGATCGAACGCGTCACATCGGGCGGCGGCAAGGTCGTCAACGGCCCGATGGAAGTCCCGGGCGGTAGCTGGATCATCCAGGCCACCGATCCCCAGGGCGCCTTCTTCTGCCTGGTGGCGCCGAAGCGGTAGCGATATTGGCGGTAGTACCGTGAGGCCCCCTCATCCGACCCTTCGGGCTACCTTCTCCCCGATGGGTAGAAGGGGAGTTGCGGCAGCGGCCTCTTCTTGCCGCTGCCGTTTGCGATGGAGGAAACAGTACGGCATATCCCTTCTCCCCTCGGGGGTCCGAAGGACGGGCGAGACCCGCGGCTCGCCCCGGTGCATGCCGGCAGGCAGATGAGGGGGCCACACGGCACGCCGCCAACGCTAATCATCCGGCAACCGAATCAAAAAAACCCTCCGGGCTCTCCACCTCCACCAGCCGCTTCTTCTCGATCAGCCAGAAGCGGTTTCCCACCGCCCGCACGAAGCTGCGGTCGTGCGATACCAGCAGGCAGCTTGCTTCATGCGCCATCAACTCGCTTTCCAGCGCCTCCTGGCCTTCAATGTCCAGATGGTTGGTAGGCTCGTCGAGCAGATAGAAGTTCGGCTCCGTCAGCCTTAGCACCAGCATGCCGAGCCGTGCCTTCTGGCCGCCGGAAAGCTGGCCGATCGGTTTTGCCTGCATATCGATCGTCATGCCGGCCCCGGCGAGCAACGCCCGCGCCCGCTGGTCGCCGACATCGAAGCGGCGGATGATCATGCCGATCGGCGTATCCTTGTCGGCAAGATCGGCAAGCGCCTGGTCGCCATAGCCGAGAACCAGCGACGGCGTCGCCTTGATCCCATCCTGCCCGGCCTCCGGTCTCTCGACCGCCTGTTTCAGCATCGACACCAGCCGTGACTTGCCGGCGCCGTTGAGCCCGAGCAACACGATGCGGTCGCCCTGGCAGATGAACTGACGACCGGTCTTGAACAGCAGCGTCCCGTCCGGCGTCGTCACCGCCGCGTCTTCCAGTGTCACCAGCACCTTGGCATGAGTGCCGCGGTTGGCAAGCCGAATGGCGCCGGCCGAACGTTCGAGATGCGCCGGTCTTGCCGCATCCTCCAGCTTCTCCGCCCGCTGCTTCAGCTGCTTCGACTTGACGACGAGCAGGTCGCTGCCGGAATTGATGCCGATATTGGTGAGCTTGGCGGCCTGCTTGCGCAGTTGCTCCGCCGCCTTCATGTCGCGCTCGTACCGCCGTGCCTCCGAGGCATCGATCTCGTCGAGGGCCGCGCGTGCCCTGCTATAGGGGAGCGCAAAGACCGGCGATTGCTCCGGCCGCAGGAACAATGTCCGGTTGGTCGTCGCATCGAGAAAGGCGCGGTCATGGCTGGAGAGGATGACCGGCACCTCGCGCGGCAGCGCATTCAACCAGCTTTCCAGCTGCGCGATCCTCTCGAGATCGAGATGGTTGGTCGGCTCGTCGAGCAGAAGCACGTCGGGCTCGGTGACCCAGTTGCGGGCAATCATCGCGAGCCGCTGCCAGCCGCCGCTCAAATGCTTCAGCGGCCGGCTGCGCATGGCCTCCGGCACCTCGAGCGATTCCAGCACGAGGTCAACGCGCCAACTCTCGCTTTCGGCCTGATCGGCCGGCAGCGCCTGCAGCACTGCATCATAGAACGGCGTGTCGAAAAGGGCGGCCGGCACATTCTGCGCGACATGGCCGATCGTCAGCCCCCGCGCCTTGGTGATCTCGCCCTCGCTCGGCTCCAGCGCGCCGGTGATGCAGGCAAGCAGGGTGGATTTCCCGCGCCCGTTGGCGGCTACGAGGCCAATGCGGTCGCCTGAATTGACGACGAGATTGAGGTTGGAAAACAGCGGCTTGCTCAGCGCCACGCCGAGATTGCGGATATTGATGAGGGTCATGTTCGTTCTCTGGTCCTGACCGGGAGCAGATGCAATCGGTGGCATCAGGCCATCACGGATTGCGTCTTTCGGGCCCGGGAATAAGAGGAATGCGCGCAGTCATCTGACGGCGGCGCATCGGCCACGAAGGGCAGACCAGGAAGAGAGTGCGTGCGTCTCTGGTCAGCCCTGCAAACGCATTTGCAGGGCGTTGACGGGACCACGCTGGCGATGATGCCGGAAATAATACTGCATAGCGTGATCCTCCTTTCTCGAAAGGGTTGCAGGATGGAAATACCATTGCCCGAAAAAAGAGGCAAGGGCGGCATAATCAGCCGCCGCTGAGTGGAGGGGTGGCTCGGTGTCCGGTACTCAAGAGAGCCCCCTCGGGCTTCGCACCTCAGCATGAGAGAGATTGGAGGATGCCGCGCGCTCATAAGCGGGGGGACAATGCCAGCCGCCGTGTTATGCCGATGTTTTCGAGAAACGCCTCGTCGTGGCTGACGACGATCAGCGCCCCGTCATAGGCGCTGAGACCTGCCTCGACCGCCGATATCGAGTCGATGTCGAGATGATTGGTTGGCTCATCGAGGATTAGCAGCGGCGGCGGTGCGGCGCCGAGCGTGCAGGCAAGGCCTGCGCGCAGCAATTGGCCACCGCTGAGCGTCGAGACCGTCTGCAGCGCCGCATCAGCCCTGAACATGAAGCGGGCAAGCGCGGCCCGACAGGTGTTTTCATCGGCTTGCGGGTTGATCCGGCGGAAATTGTCGCGGATCGAGGCTGACGGCTCGAGAAGGCTCACCTTCTGATCGAGCATGGCGAAACCGGTCATTACCGAGACGGTGCCGGCCCGGGGCTTGAGCTCGCCGGTGATGAGCGCGAGCAGCGTCGTCTTGCCCGAACCGTTCGGTCCGGTGATGGCAATACGTTCCGGTCCCGTCACGTCGAATGAGAGATTGTGGATGACGGGTTCATCTGGCAGATAGCCTGCCGTCACGCCGTCGATCTTCAGCACGATCTTGCTGGCCGGCAGCCCCGTCGCCGGCAGGCTCACCGACAATGGCTGCAGGATCTCGATCTTCTCGCGCGCCGCCTTTGCCTCTTCGAGCGCCTGGGTGCGCCGTCTTTCGGCAAGACGCGCATTGTCGCCGCCGGTGGTTTCGCTTCGCTCCTTCATGCCGCCGAGCATGATGCGCGGAATGCCACCCTTGGCGGCCATCTTCCGCCCGGCGCTGTCCCTGTGTGCCTGACGCTCCACGTTCGCCTGCGCCTTCCTGGCGACCTCCGCCATGCGCCTTTCGGCATCGGCAAGATCATGCGCTGCGGCGGCAAGCTCGAGGGCCTTGCGCTCGCGGTAATGGCTCCAGTTGCCGCCGTAGCGCGTCGCGCCAAGCGACGTCAGTTCGACGATCTGGTCGACGCTTTCGAGCAGTTCCCGGTCATGGCTGACGACGACGGCGCCGGCCCGCCAGCCTGAAATCAATGCGATCACCGCCGCGCGGCCGTAGCGATCGAGATTGTTGGTGGGTTCGTCGAGCAGGAGGAAATCCGGCTCGCTGAAGATGAGCGCAGCAAGCGCCGCACGTGTACGCTGCCCGCCGGAGAGTGCGGCAAGCGGCGTCTCCGGCTCCGCGTCGAGTCCCGTTCGGTTGAGCGCAGTTGCGATGCGTGCCTCCAGCGACCAGTCCGCCGAGGCAACCTCGTCGGCCGTTGCCGCGCCGGCTTCGGCACGACGCACAAGTGCGAGCGCCGCGGCCACGCCGAAGAGATCGGCGATGGTTTCGTCGGCCGCAACCTGAACGCTCTGGCGCAGCATGCCGAGGCTGCCGCTGATCGATATCGATCCCGACTGCGGCCGAATATCGCCGGAGATAAGCTTCAGCAGCGTCGTCTTGCCGACGCCGTTGCGTCCGACAAGACCGCTGCGGTCCCTGCCGAAACTGAGATCGAGATCGGAAAAAAGCGGCCGCCCGTCAGGCGTGGCCCAGGAAATTTGCGAGAGAGTGATGGATGCAGACATCGATAGGGATTTCCCCGTTGGCAAAGCGAACTGGCATTGCGATCGGGTTGAAATCCATTGCTGCACACATCCTGTTGAAATGGTCGATGGCGGGGAATTTAGGGGAGGAAGGCGTTGGGTTCAAGGCAAAGTGGCGATTCTGCATTCTTTCAAGCAGACCTGATGGC
It includes:
- a CDS encoding thioredoxin family protein, which gives rise to MQNEVVSREEWLDARRALLLKEKEATKLRDSINAERMALPWVKVDKDYVFETPEGKKSLADLFDGRSQLLIYHFMLGPDWQAGCPGCSFLSDHVDGALPHLNHHDVTWVAVSRAPLDKIAAYKRRMGWKFPWVSSFGSDFNFDYHVSFSPEDLAKDKVFYNFTSIEPAEAHDELPGLSAFYRNDRGEVFHTYSSYARGPEELIGTLMILDRAPKGRNEESTMNFVRRHDEYEDAATTSSCCH
- a CDS encoding DUF1579 domain-containing protein translates to MMKAAEVLKEHSFLERLVGDWSVTAPEMSDGHDWTETVRSLHGIWFVAEGTGHMPDGKPATTILTLGYNAEKGKYVGSWIGSMMDYMWVYEGEVDASGNVLDLYTTGPDFSGDGLADYREQITFIDDNRRTFTSSAKQEDGSWKQFMEARYIRKI
- a CDS encoding VOC family protein, whose translation is MSKTHGKFIWCELMTSDTSAAAKFYSSVVGWTTSDMQVEGVPTYTIFEANGIGVAGLMEFPAELEGQGIPPNWTGYVGVDDVDQTARDFAANGGAVRRPPQDIPTVGRFAVVADPHGAVICIMTPAPMEQTWPELAPDAPGNIGWHELYAGNGREAVSFYSKLFGWTKDSEMDMGPMGVYYLFSHDGRQIGGMMTKPDSVPMPCWSYYFIVPAIDAAIERVTSGGGKVVNGPMEVPGGSWIIQATDPQGAFFCLVAPKR
- a CDS encoding ABC-F family ATP-binding cassette domain-containing protein — encoded protein: MTLINIRNLGVALSKPLFSNLNLVVNSGDRIGLVAANGRGKSTLLACITGALEPSEGEITKARGLTIGHVAQNVPAALFDTPFYDAVLQALPADQAESESWRVDLVLESLEVPEAMRSRPLKHLSGGWQRLAMIARNWVTEPDVLLLDEPTNHLDLERIAQLESWLNALPREVPVILSSHDRAFLDATTNRTLFLRPEQSPVFALPYSRARAALDEIDASEARRYERDMKAAEQLRKQAAKLTNIGINSGSDLLVVKSKQLKQRAEKLEDAARPAHLERSAGAIRLANRGTHAKVLVTLEDAAVTTPDGTLLFKTGRQFICQGDRIVLLGLNGAGKSRLVSMLKQAVERPEAGQDGIKATPSLVLGYGDQALADLADKDTPIGMIIRRFDVGDQRARALLAGAGMTIDMQAKPIGQLSGGQKARLGMLVLRLTEPNFYLLDEPTNHLDIEGQEALESELMAHEASCLLVSHDRSFVRAVGNRFWLIEKKRLVEVESPEGFFDSVAG
- a CDS encoding ABC-F family ATP-binding cassette domain-containing protein; this translates as MSASITLSQISWATPDGRPLFSDLDLSFGRDRSGLVGRNGVGKTTLLKLISGDIRPQSGSISISGSLGMLRQSVQVAADETIADLFGVAAALALVRRAEAGAATADEVASADWSLEARIATALNRTGLDAEPETPLAALSGGQRTRAALAALIFSEPDFLLLDEPTNNLDRYGRAAVIALISGWRAGAVVVSHDRELLESVDQIVELTSLGATRYGGNWSHYRERKALELAAAAHDLADAERRMAEVARKAQANVERQAHRDSAGRKMAAKGGIPRIMLGGMKERSETTGGDNARLAERRRTQALEEAKAAREKIEILQPLSVSLPATGLPASKIVLKIDGVTAGYLPDEPVIHNLSFDVTGPERIAITGPNGSGKTTLLALITGELKPRAGTVSVMTGFAMLDQKVSLLEPSASIRDNFRRINPQADENTCRAALARFMFRADAALQTVSTLSGGQLLRAGLACTLGAAPPPLLILDEPTNHLDIDSISAVEAGLSAYDGALIVVSHDEAFLENIGITRRLALSPRL